The sequence below is a genomic window from Candidatus Thermoplasmatota archaeon.
CCTGCCGAAATAGCCCTTGTTGTAATTCCTTATTGCCTCAGATGGATTTTCAACCACCACTTCATTATCGGAAATTTTTCCTGCCATTTTATAACGTTCCTATATAATCGACTATGGATTCAAATATCGCCCTGCCATCTCCCTCCTCATTCCTTTTCCAGCCGGGATGCTGCCATGAATAAAAGGCGCGCTCCGGGTGGGGCATCATACCAAGCACATTTCCTTCCGGATTGCATATTCCGGCTATATTTGATAGTGAACCGTTCGGATTCCATGGATAGCTTGCGGTCTCACCGTCCTTGTTCACATATCTAAAAACAATCTGTCCATTTTCCTCCATGTCCCGCAAATACTGCTTTTCTTTATCCTTGGGAAGCATGAGTTTTCCTTCCATGTGGGCAGACGGAATGAGTAGCACATCTCCCTCTTTAATTTTTGATGTTAGCGGAGATACATTATCATGCCGCAATAACGTTGGCCTGCATTCAAATCTATTTGAGTCGTTCACTGCCAGACATGCTTCTGGTATTTCACT
It includes:
- the purQ gene encoding phosphoribosylformylglycinamidine synthase subunit PurQ, encoding MKKEDIKIAILRIEGTNCEEESFNALSELGVQPEYVHLNEIGSGQKKNIFDYQGIFIPGGFSSGDYVRAGAIFAARIKALMVDELKEFVGNGYPVVGVCNGFQVLIELGLLPAIDGVSEIPEACLAVNDSNRFECRPTLLRHDNVSPLTSKIKEGDVLLIPSAHMEGKLMLPKDKEKQYLRDMEENGQIVFRYVNKDGETASYPWNPNGSLSNIAGICNPEGNVLGMMPHPERAFYSWQHPGWKRNEEGDGRAIFESIVDYIGTL